One genomic segment of Candidatus Desulfatibia profunda includes these proteins:
- the alaS gene encoding alanine--tRNA ligase: MTGNEIRNKFLEYFGKYDHQIVRSSSLVPSDDPTLLFTNAGMVQFKRCFLGEEKRSYVRAATSQKCVRAGGKHNDLDNVGYTARHHTFFEMLGNFSFGDYFKEKAIEFGWDLLTNGYGLPADKLWVSIYLDDDQAHDLWHKNIGVPQDRIVRFGEKDNFWAMGDTGPCGPCSEILIDRGKEFGCGRPDCKVGCECDRYLEIWNLVFMQFNREASGKMEPLPKPSIDTGMGLERLVSLIQDVPTNYDIDLIRPIIQKVEELAEQKMGQSGEADVAMKVIADHSRAAAFLVGDGILPSNEGRGYVLRRIMRRAIRYGRNIGLTDPFLHKTAAVVFDIMKPAYPDLADAKAYITNVINNEEIRFSETLDHGLRLLKDGLADLKAKNQTRVPGDLIFKLYDTYGFPVDIVQDVVRDENMDLDMDGFDSAMAQQRAKSRSTAAFAEISEAYKNLSARGIIPEFVGYNTTTCESKVLLLVHDGREVAEAGSGQSVEVVTKATPFYGEAGGQVGDCGKITGPNLQMEVTDTIKDPTGLTIHKGKVLSGSIKKDQNVFLTVDEAARDATQCNHTATHLLHFALRKVLGDHVKQAGSLVAPDRLRFDFTHFSQTTPEEIAEIETIVNARIRANVSVQTVEMDAEDAFKTGATALFEEKYGDRVRMVSLDDFSKELCGGTHTGHSGDIGLFKIIEESSVASGVRRIEALTGAAALAYVQKTSKLLNDAARLLKERPEVLPQRVEKMLSHQKSLEKEIARLKAKIASEAFDDIEADVKTVNQVKVLAKKVTVDQPAALRDLADRFKDKLRSGIIVLGSAASAKVLLIVVVTKDLTDRFHAGKIINQVAAVVGGSGGGRPDMAQAGGTMPEKLDAALEKAYEVVKAS; encoded by the coding sequence ATGACTGGCAATGAAATACGTAATAAATTTCTTGAATATTTTGGAAAGTATGACCACCAGATTGTAAGGAGCTCATCACTGGTTCCATCCGACGATCCCACCTTGCTGTTTACCAATGCCGGAATGGTGCAGTTTAAACGCTGCTTTCTCGGCGAAGAAAAACGCAGCTATGTCCGAGCGGCGACGTCCCAGAAATGCGTTCGTGCCGGAGGAAAACACAACGATCTGGATAATGTCGGCTATACCGCCCGTCACCATACTTTTTTCGAAATGCTGGGCAATTTTTCTTTTGGCGATTACTTCAAGGAAAAGGCCATCGAATTCGGCTGGGATCTTTTGACAAACGGATATGGATTGCCGGCCGACAAACTATGGGTTTCAATTTACCTGGATGATGACCAGGCCCATGATCTCTGGCATAAAAATATCGGCGTACCCCAAGACCGGATCGTGCGCTTTGGAGAGAAAGACAATTTCTGGGCCATGGGAGATACAGGCCCCTGTGGTCCTTGCAGTGAAATCCTGATCGACCGCGGAAAAGAATTCGGTTGCGGCCGGCCGGACTGCAAGGTCGGATGCGAGTGTGACCGCTATCTGGAGATCTGGAATCTGGTTTTTATGCAGTTCAACCGCGAAGCATCCGGCAAAATGGAACCGCTTCCCAAGCCCAGTATCGACACCGGGATGGGTTTGGAACGGCTGGTTTCTCTGATTCAGGATGTGCCGACAAACTATGACATCGACCTGATTCGGCCCATCATACAAAAGGTCGAAGAACTTGCCGAACAGAAAATGGGGCAGTCGGGAGAAGCCGACGTGGCCATGAAGGTCATTGCCGATCACAGCAGGGCCGCCGCCTTTCTTGTCGGCGACGGGATTCTGCCCTCCAACGAAGGCAGGGGTTATGTATTGCGCCGGATCATGCGCCGGGCGATTCGCTACGGCCGCAACATCGGCCTGACCGATCCGTTTCTCCATAAAACCGCAGCGGTCGTGTTCGACATCATGAAACCGGCCTACCCCGATCTTGCCGACGCCAAAGCCTATATCACCAACGTTATCAATAACGAGGAAATTCGTTTTTCAGAAACCCTGGATCACGGCCTCAGACTGCTGAAAGACGGCCTGGCCGATCTGAAGGCCAAAAATCAAACCCGGGTGCCGGGGGATCTGATTTTTAAACTCTATGACACTTACGGGTTCCCGGTCGACATTGTTCAGGACGTTGTCAGGGATGAAAACATGGACCTTGACATGGACGGGTTCGACAGCGCCATGGCGCAGCAGCGGGCCAAATCCAGATCAACGGCGGCGTTTGCCGAAATCAGCGAGGCCTACAAAAACCTTTCGGCCCGGGGCATTATTCCCGAGTTCGTCGGTTACAATACGACCACCTGTGAGTCAAAGGTCCTTCTGCTGGTACACGACGGCCGGGAAGTAGCCGAAGCCGGCAGCGGCCAGAGCGTTGAAGTGGTGACAAAAGCAACGCCCTTTTACGGTGAGGCTGGCGGCCAGGTCGGTGACTGTGGCAAAATTACCGGCCCGAATTTACAGATGGAGGTTACCGATACGATCAAAGATCCCACCGGGCTTACCATTCACAAGGGCAAAGTCCTTTCAGGAAGTATTAAAAAAGATCAGAATGTCTTCCTGACGGTCGATGAGGCCGCCCGGGATGCCACCCAGTGCAACCATACGGCCACGCATCTTTTGCATTTTGCGTTGCGAAAGGTTTTGGGGGATCATGTCAAACAGGCCGGCTCCCTGGTGGCGCCGGACAGGCTGCGCTTCGATTTCACTCACTTTTCACAGACTACTCCTGAAGAAATAGCAGAGATTGAAACCATCGTTAACGCGCGCATCCGCGCCAACGTATCGGTGCAGACCGTGGAGATGGATGCCGAGGACGCCTTCAAAACCGGTGCAACGGCCCTTTTTGAAGAAAAATACGGCGACCGGGTCAGGATGGTTTCCTTAGACGATTTCAGCAAGGAGCTTTGCGGCGGAACCCATACCGGCCATAGCGGGGATATCGGTCTTTTTAAAATTATCGAAGAATCGAGCGTGGCCTCAGGGGTGCGGCGGATCGAAGCGCTGACCGGCGCGGCGGCGCTGGCATATGTCCAGAAAACCTCAAAACTGCTTAACGATGCCGCCCGCCTGCTCAAGGAACGTCCCGAGGTTTTACCCCAGAGGGTCGAGAAAATGCTGTCCCATCAGAAATCTTTAGAAAAAGAGATTGCGCGCTTAAAGGCAAAGATCGCCTCCGAGGCGTTTGACGATATTGAAGCCGATGTTAAAACCGTCAACCAGGTAAAGGTCCTTGCCAAAAAGGTCACGGTCGACCAGCCGGCTGCGTTGCGAGATTTGGCCGACAGGTTCAAGGACAAACTGCGGTCGGGTATCATTGTCCTCGGAAGCGCAGCAAGTGCCAAAGTTCTGTTGATCGTTGTCGTTACCAAAGATCTGACCGATCGATTTCATGCCGGAAAGATTATCAATCAGGTTGCGGCCGTTGTCGGCGGCAGCGGCGGCGGCAGACCGGATATGGCCCAGGCTGGCGGAACCATGCCGGAGAAACTGGACGCCGCCCTTGAAAAGGCCTACGAAGTGGTGAAAGCATCTTAA
- the rtcA gene encoding RNA 3'-phosphate cyclase produces MITIDGGQKSGSGTIVRDAVCFSALTGKELLLANIRANRPKPGLRAQHLKGIEASAHICQGKATGATVGSREIRFQPGHFIRGGKFEWDIGTAGSTTMLALSVIPLALFADKPSRYTITGGLFQDFAPSIHHVKYVLLNVLAAMGIDVDIKIIRPGYVPKGNGQIEVEVLPVKETIKPLIRVDRGKTTALKGIALSSMLKERKVSERMAKECQRSLKSRGYAADIEILYDHKNNPAYSKTSIQAGASLAIWAQTDSGCLIGADMAGAPGRPAELIGKKIAHQLIEVLETEATVDEYVADQLIPFCALADGWSSYVIPKMTDHIESRLWLVEKILGAKTEVKANRLRVKGIGYRR; encoded by the coding sequence ATGATTACAATCGATGGCGGACAGAAATCAGGTTCCGGAACGATCGTCAGAGATGCGGTTTGTTTTTCAGCCCTGACAGGAAAGGAACTTTTGCTTGCAAATATCAGGGCCAATCGGCCCAAGCCCGGCCTGAGAGCACAACACCTGAAGGGGATTGAAGCCTCGGCCCACATTTGTCAAGGTAAAGCGACGGGAGCGACCGTCGGCTCGAGAGAAATCCGATTCCAGCCCGGCCACTTCATTCGCGGGGGCAAATTCGAGTGGGATATCGGAACGGCGGGTTCCACAACCATGCTGGCCCTCAGCGTGATCCCTTTGGCACTCTTTGCCGATAAACCTTCCCGTTATACGATCACTGGCGGACTTTTTCAGGACTTTGCGCCATCGATCCATCACGTCAAATACGTCTTGTTAAACGTGTTGGCAGCAATGGGTATCGATGTCGATATAAAAATTATCCGGCCGGGTTATGTTCCCAAGGGAAACGGCCAGATCGAAGTGGAGGTCTTGCCCGTAAAAGAGACCATCAAACCGCTGATACGGGTTGACCGGGGAAAAACAACCGCCCTAAAGGGCATTGCCCTGTCTTCAATGCTCAAAGAGAGAAAAGTCTCCGAAAGGATGGCTAAAGAATGCCAGCGAAGTTTAAAATCCAGGGGATATGCTGCGGATATTGAAATTCTTTATGATCATAAAAACAATCCGGCTTATTCAAAAACATCGATCCAGGCCGGAGCGTCCCTGGCAATCTGGGCCCAAACCGACAGCGGTTGTCTGATCGGAGCGGATATGGCCGGTGCCCCGGGCAGGCCCGCCGAACTTATCGGAAAAAAAATAGCCCATCAGCTGATCGAAGTCCTTGAGACTGAAGCGACGGTTGATGAATACGTTGCCGATCAGCTCATACCCTTCTGTGCGCTGGCCGATGGGTGGAGTTCGTATGTAATTCCCAAAATGACGGACCATATTGAATCTCGCCTGTGGCTGGTCGAAAAGATACTCGGCGCAAAAACGGAAGTGAAAGCGAATCGACTCAGGGTTAAAGGTATAGGGTACCGTCGCTAA